A section of the Cryptosporangium phraense genome encodes:
- a CDS encoding putative glycolipid-binding domain-containing protein — protein MAEYAWNRIGFGAELAIVSGTRMAGWALGAAPEPYSARYTLTTDESWATASLEISTEGAGWTRSLRLVRQSGRDAWKIRTSETGALAGPPPGSEYPETLTDAVDVDIAFSPLTNTLPIRRLNLREQPVGTEFDLTFAFVELPSLAVVASDQKYVVAGPGEIGFRSGDYRVQLAVDDDGFVVDYPGLATRSTDRSRA, from the coding sequence ATGGCTGAATACGCATGGAACCGGATCGGCTTCGGAGCGGAACTCGCGATCGTCTCCGGCACCCGGATGGCCGGCTGGGCCCTCGGCGCCGCGCCCGAGCCGTACAGCGCCCGCTACACGCTCACCACCGACGAGAGCTGGGCCACCGCTTCGCTGGAGATCTCGACCGAGGGCGCCGGGTGGACGCGCTCGCTGCGTCTCGTCCGCCAGTCCGGCCGGGACGCCTGGAAGATCCGCACCAGCGAGACCGGTGCGCTGGCCGGACCGCCGCCGGGGTCCGAGTACCCCGAGACGCTCACCGACGCGGTCGACGTCGACATCGCGTTCTCGCCGTTGACCAACACGCTGCCGATCCGTCGCCTGAACCTGCGGGAGCAGCCGGTCGGGACCGAGTTCGACCTGACTTTCGCGTTCGTCGAGCTGCCGTCGCTGGCCGTCGTCGCGAGCGACCAGAAGTACGTCGTGGCCGGGCCGGGCGAGATCGGGTTCCGCTCCGGCGACTACCGCGTGCAGCTTGCCGTCGACGACGACGGCTTCGTCGTCGACTACCCCGGCCTCGCCACCCGGTCTACTGACCGGTCGAGGGCCTAG